The Malassezia japonica chromosome 8, complete sequence genome includes a window with the following:
- the nmt1 gene encoding Glycylpeptide N-tetradecanoyltransferase (EggNog:ENOG503NUEB; COG:P) yields the protein MSTDKVTFLLNWHATPYHAPIFLAQSKGFFAAEGIKVALLEPNDPSDVTEIIGSGKVGMGTKAMIHTIAGKARGFPIQSIGTLLDEPFTGVVYLEGSGITTDFRSLKGKRIGYVGEFGKIQIDELTSHFGMSKSDYTAVRVGMNVTDAIKRGDIDAGIGLENVQMVELEEWCKTQGRPTTDVKMLRIDELAELGCCCFCSILYIANESFLARHPEKALAFMRAIKQATDFVINEPTKAWNEYKQFKKSMNTAENEKVFERSYVYMSRDCANVPRDWNKVTNYCKRLGVVEPNFQQNMTNKFLSWQLEPENPNPSAKQVAVAQYQKEVAAEGGVLKHHSTPLIVG from the coding sequence ATGTCTACCGACAAAGTCACTTTCCTGCTCAACTGGCACGCCACGCCTTACCATGCTCCCATCTTTTTGGCTCAGTCGAAGGGATTCTTTGCTGCTGAAGGGATCAAGGTAGCCTTGCTGGAGCCTAATGATCCGTCGGACGTCACCGAGATCATTGGTTCGGGTAAGGTGGGCATGGGTACTAAGGCCATGATCCATACCATCGCTGGTAAGGCCCGTGGGTTCCCAATCCAATCGATTGGAAcgctgctggacgagcCCTTCACTGGTGTAGTTTACCTTGAAGGTTCCGGGATCACGACTGATTTCCGCAGCCTGAAAGGCAAGCGTATTGGCTACGTGGGCGAGTTTGGCAAGATCCAGATTGACGAGCTTACCTCGCACTTTGGCATGTCCAAGTCGGACTACACCGCCGTGCGTGTCGGCATGAATGTCACTGATGCCATCAAGCGTGGTGACATTGATGCTGGCATTGGTCTGGAGAATGTCCAGATGGTTGAGCTGGAGGAGTGGTGCAAGACTCAGGGCCGCCCCACTACCGATGTCAAGATGCTGCGCATTGACGAGCTCGCAGAGCTTGgctgctgctgcttctGCTCTATCTTGTACATTGCGAATGAGTCGTTCCTTGCGCGCCACCCAGAAAAGGCCCTTGCCTTTATGCGCGCTATCAAACAGGCAACAGATTTTGTGATCAATGAGCCCACCAAGGCTTGGAACGAGTACAAGCAGTTCAAGAAGTCGATGAACACGGCTGAGAACGAGAAGGTATTTGAGCGCTCGTACGTCTACATGAGCCGTGACTGTGCCAATGTCCCCCGCGATTGGAATAAGGTCACGAACTACTGCAAGCGTCTGGGTGTGGTGGAGCCCAACTTCCAGCAGAATATGACCAACAAGTTCCTTTCGTGGCAGCTTGAGCCGGAGAACCCCAATCCCTCTGCGAAGCAGGTGGCCGTTGCGCAGTACCAGAAGGAAGTGGCCGCTGAGGGAGGCGTTCTCAAGCATCACTCGACGCCTTTGATTGTTGGATAG
- a CDS encoding monoamine oxidase (EggNog:ENOG503P0FD; SECRETED:SignalP(1-19); COG:Q) codes for MKLFNLLVGCVLVAPAALASTYDAVIVGGGLSGLSAAKELVSKNKTYVVLEARDRVGGRVYNKPLQHQDGVVEVGAEFVGPTQDVVLALAKELGLSTFSTYNKGDNILWQNNKLKTFPADGLLGAVSPEDPITLLQISQLQSELDKYAKKIDINAPWDFEKAEEFDAKSVQDWINEHHVTKATKEILTLALAEIFSAAPADLSLLYVIFYVASGGAPGNPGTMERFTQVKDGAQMYRIEGGTGLLPENLAKKLGKHNIRLNSPVSSIERAGKNTNDTYTVTTRSGKKYEGKHVIVAMSPPMADKISFSPSLPHARQRIQKKLKMGSIGKGIGIYKEPFWRKKKYSGQVLSDDFAVRASFDSTPKDKSFGAMMGFIQDEQMRALDGASEEEQEEAVGSALRHYFGAEAEQVSEWVFMRWDNEEYSGGGPTANAPVGVLSKYGKALREPVGNLHWAGTESADYWVGYMDGALRSGKRAASEIK; via the coding sequence ATGAAGCTTTTTAATCTCCTTGTCGGGTGTGTGTTGGTAGCCCCCGCTGCGCTTGCCTCGACGTACGATGCCGTGATTGTTGGTGGTGGTCTCTCTGGCCTTTCTGCTGCCAAAGAGCTCGTTTCGAAAAACAAGACATACGTGGTTCTTGAGGCACGCGACCGTGTCGGTGGCCGTGTGTACAACAAGCCTCTTCAGCACCAAGATGGTGTGGTGGAAGTCGGTGCAGAGTTTGTCGGTCCTACGCAAGACGTcgtgcttgcgcttgcCAAAGAGCTTGGACTGAGCACCTTTTCGACGTACAACAAGGGCGACAACATCCTTTGGCAGAACAACAAGCTCAAGACCTTCCCCGCTGATGGCTTGTTGGGTGCCGTGTCGCCCGAAGATCCCATTACGCTTCTCCAAATCTCTCAGTTACAGTCTGAGCTTGACAAATATGCCAAGAAGATCGATATTAATGCTCCTTGGGACTTTGAAAAAGCAGAAGAGTTTGACGCCAAGAGTGTCCAAGACTGGATTAACGAGCACCACGTTACAAAGGCAACCAAAGAAATCCTGACTTTGGCGCTTGCCGAGATCTTctctgctgcgcctgccgacCTCTCGCTGCTCTACGTCATTTTCTACGTTGCTTCCGGTGGAGCGCCCGGAAACCCTGGTACTATGGAGCGTTTCACGCAGGTCAAGGACGGCGCGCAGATGTACCGTATTGAGGGGGGCACGGGCCTCCTTCCCGAAAACCTCGCGAAAAAGCTCGGCAAGCACAATATCCGGCTCAACTCCCCCGTCTCTTCTATTGAGCGGGCTGGAAAAAACACGAACGACACCTATACCGTAACGACCAGAAGCGGCAAGAAGTACGAGGGCAAGCACGTCATTGTGGCCATGTCGCCGCCCATGGCCGACAAGATTTCCTTTTCCCCTTCTCTCCCCCACGCACGTCAGCGGATTCAGAAGAAATTGAAGATGGGCTCCATTGGCAAGGGTATCGGCATTTACAAAGAGCCGTTTTGGCGGAAGAAGAAGTACTCGGGCCAGGTTCTGAGCGACGACTTTGCGGTTCGCGCTTCGTTCGACTCGACGCCGAAGGACAAGTCGTTTGGCGCGATGATGGGCTTCATCCAAGACGAGCAGATGCGCGCGCTTGATGGTGCGAGTGAGGAGGAGCAGGAAGAGGCCGTGGGCTCTGCGCTTCGCCACTACTTTGGCGCGGAGGCGGAGCAAGTGAGTGAGTGGGTTTTTATGCGCTGGGACAATGAGGAGTactcgggcggcggcccaACGGCTAATGCACCTGTTGGTGTCCTGTCCAAGTATGGaaaggcgctgcgcgagcccGTGGGCAACCTGCACTGGGCCGGCACCGAGTCGGCAGACTACTGGGTGGGCTACATGgacggtgcgctgcgctccggCAAGCGCGCTGCTTCTGAAATTAAGTAG
- a CDS encoding uncharacterized protein (TransMembrane:1 (o30-51i)) has translation MVCQQSYPNDCETCPANVCVADPSKAPGKLYGVAIGGSLGAGFFCILLPSVDDKVDPIPPMPPMLNETHEVPQDEVPMQSISSPMPERSGAPSSRELWRISEQVEPPEPMRHRLPNIRGAPASATSSPKPNVASTPAGLARRGPVGGTGQAFGSPNTDLDAARTSAYYAFWNHLVDEYDHPDCESVQTVTLSPRPISSTAMVESPMGTPGHAARVPLSKGRVELVQVPSSKRDQTRMR, from the exons ATG GTGTGTCAGCAGTCGTACCCGAACGACTGCGAAACGTGCCCGGCGAACGTATGCGTCGCAGATCCGTCCAAGGCACCGGGCAAGCTGTACGGCGTCGCGATCGGAGGGAGTCTCGGCGCGGGATTCTTTTGTATTCTCTT GCCTTCGGTGGATGACAAGGTGGACCCGATCCCGCCCATGCCCCCCATGCTGAACGAGACACACGAGGTACCCCAGGACGAGGTCCCCATGCAGTCCATCTCCTCCCCAATGCCAGAGCGTAGCGGAGCGCCATCGTCGCGCGAGCTGTGGCGCATCTCGGAGCAGGTCGAACCTCCCGAGCCCATGCGCCACCGCCTCCCAAACATCCGTGGCGCTccggcctcggcaacgTCCAGCCCCAAGCCAAACGTGGCCAGCACCCCGGCAGGCCTCGCACGCCGAGGGCCCGTCGGGGGGACGGGACAGGCGTTTGGCTCGCCCAACACGGACCTCGATGCAGCACGCACGAGTGCCTACTACGCTTTCTGGAACCATCTCGTGGACGAGTACGACCACCCGGACTGTGAATCGGTGCAGACGGTCACGCTATCGCCACGCCCCATCTCTAGCACCGCTATGGTGGAGTCGCCGATGGGCACGCCagggcacgcggcgcgtgtccCGCTCAGCAAAgggcgtgtcgagctcgtgcaggtGCCGTCGAGCAAGCGGGATCAGACACGA ATGCGGTGA
- a CDS encoding uncharacterized protein (COG:U; COG:Z; EggNog:ENOG503P4E3) produces the protein MAAERLTVHARATVVADADLWGEIEIGSGTVIHPRCKIDASLGAIRLGQNCVVEEGAELISTPSGMTVGDGNVFRARCHVSSSTIGNNSTFESACRVWANVTVSDFCTVGAGCHVGADGVPDALSERTVVYGYGARRVWSGEGVGQQLALHAKHLVYLRDTLPRAHKLRIVR, from the exons ATGGCCGCCGAGCG CCTCACGGTTCATGCGCGTGCTACGGTCGTGGCCGATGCGGATCTCTGGGGCGAGATTGAGATCGGGTCTGGCACGGTGATCCATCCTCGCTGCAAGATTGATGCGAGCCTCGGGGCGATCCGACTTGGGCAGAACTGCGTGGTCGAGGAAGGGGCCGAGCTGATCAGCACGCCGTCCGGCATgacggtcggcgacggcaaCGTGTTCCGCGCGCGGTGCCACGTCTCTTCGTCAACGATTGGCAACAACAGCACGTTTGAAAGCGCGTGTCGCGTGTGGGCCAACGTGACGGTCAGCGACTTTTGTACGGTTGGCGCGGGCTGCCATGTcggtgccgacggcgtgcccgacgcgctctcCGAGCGCACCGTTGTCTACGGATacggtgcgcggcgtgtaTGGAGTGGCGAAGGCGTTGGGCAGCAGCTGGCGCTCCATGCCAAACACCTCGTCTACCTGCGGGACACGCTGCCCCGCGCACACAAGTTACGTATCGTTCGATAG
- a CDS encoding uncharacterized protein (EggNog:ENOG503PM2K) translates to MLHSRAYAQENAPYGASPTRTPGLARRQGLEKQTQSTSPFKKEGKATSSRIGRAAFSDKTNQSPSPARHAASPSKLGSPSKKAPQTVRRPFVRSDSFVTPAANIGRAGQIKARLGEMHDAQVEQDTQIEAPTALMSEEEMYPEIETMPQGPSAPYVFPPELDGMPSAKEIGQMLASVAWPSDSTPLPVLDTVDVPPLPALDTAQAGEKRAPRPAPGRRVRADKLASQAEAYLRDAPRDVGFEL, encoded by the coding sequence ATGCTCCATTCGCGGGCGTACGCACAGGAGAAtgcgccgtacggcgcatcgccgaccCGCACGCCgggcctcgcgcggcgccaagGCCTAGAGAAGCAGACTCAGAGCACGTCGCCATTTAAAAAGGAGGGCAAggcgacctcgtcgcgcatcggGCGCGCAGCCTTTTCCGACAAGACGAACcagtcgccgtcgcccgcacgccacgccgcgtcgccgagcaagCTCGGAAGCCCGTCCAAGAAGGCACCGCAGACGGTGCGCAGGCCGTTTGTGCGCAGCGACAGCTTTGTCACGCCCGCCGCCAAcatcggccgcgccggccagatcaaggcgcgcctcggcgaaATGCATGACGCACAGGTCGAACAAGATACCCAGATCGAGGCGCCAACAGCGCTCATGTCGGAGGAGGAAATGTACCCAGAGATTGAGACGATGCCGCAGGGGCCAAGCGCACCGTACGTCTTTCCCCCGGAACTCGACgggatgccgagcgcaaaggAAATCGGCCAGATGCTCGCGTCGGTCGCTTGGCCCTCGGACAGCACGCCGCTCCCGGTCCTCGACACAGtcgacgtgccgccgctccCGGCGCTCGATACGGCGCAAGCGGGCGAAAaacgcgcgccacgcccggcaccgggccgccgcgtgcgcgccgacaAACTTGCCtcgcaggccgaggcgtacctgcgtgacgcgccgcgcgatgTAGGGTTTGAGCTGTAG